A genomic window from Anthonomus grandis grandis chromosome 2, icAntGran1.3, whole genome shotgun sequence includes:
- the LOC126750363 gene encoding cytochrome c1, heme protein, mitochondrial — protein MAARVGRICGAGLLKSNTNLSLNIIKVNSYSTSREWTKGRKALMGTLGVLTGGAGALIFALDRSVRASDLELHPPKNPWNHKGWFSSLDHASIRRGYEVYKQVCAACHSLRFIAYRNLVGVSHTEEEAKAEAEEQMITDGPDDQGNMFKRPGKLSDYVPSPYPNEEAARAANNGAFPPDLSYIVLARHGGEDYIFSLLTGYCDPPAGVVLREGQYYNPYFPGGAISMAQALYNEAMEYSDGTPATASQLAKDISTFLKWTSEPEWDDRKRMTIKAVAIFTILTAVSYYIKRFKWSSLKTRKIEFKPKSK, from the exons gTCAATTCCTATTCAACATCAAGAGAATGGACTAAAGGAAGGAAAGCG CTAATGGGCACCCTTGGTGTCTTAACCGGAGGAGCAGGCGCTCTAATTTTTGCCCTAGATAGGTCTGTACGAGCCTCAGACCTAGAATTGCATCCGCCTAAGAACCCTTGGAACCATAAGGGTTGGTTCAGTTCTCTCGATCATGCTAG TATTAGAAGAGGCTACGAGGTATATAAGCAGGTGTGTGCGGCCTGTCACTCCCTAAGGTTTATCGCTTATCGTAACTTGGTCGGTGTCTCTCACACCGAGGAAGAAGCCAAGGCGGAAGCCGAGGAGCAAATGATCACCGACGGACCCGATGATCAAGGAAACATG TTCAAAAGACCTGGCAAATTGTCCGATTATGTCCCCAGTCCGTATCCGAATGAGGAGGCTGCTAGAGCAGCCAACAATGGTGCTTTCCCACCCGATTTGAGTTACATCGTATTGGCTAGACACGGAg GTGAAGACTACATTTTCTCACTGTTAACGGGCTACTGTGATCCTCCGGCCGGTGTCGTACTCAGGGAGGGCCAGTATTACAATCCTTACTTCCCCGGTGGTGCCATATCTATGGCACAAGCTTTGTACAATGAGGCTATGGAGTATTCCGATGGTACTCCGGCCACTGCTAGTCAATTGGCAAAG GACATCTCGACCTTCCTTAAATGGACCTCCGAACCAGAATGGGATGACCGTAAACGGATGACCATTAAGGCAGTCGCAATTTTCACGATTTTAACCGCAGTTTCCTATTATATTAAGAGATTCAAGTGGTCGTCGCTTAAAACGAGAAAGATCGAGTTCAAACCTAAGAGTAAGTGA